One window of Oncorhynchus gorbuscha isolate QuinsamMale2020 ecotype Even-year unplaced genomic scaffold, OgorEven_v1.0 Un_scaffold_550, whole genome shotgun sequence genomic DNA carries:
- the LOC124018597 gene encoding putative uncharacterized protein DDB_G0290521: MNAMICQLQDLPPYMESENKSFEPWRDYLKLADLVREMQLSRFTPEPSTFEGHDSGIWSTMVEFEEFPPRAWLLPITPVTTPPIWHEMEPLDSEFVLLFEDAPLSPSSTEGPEPPTAPSRSPAGTWDQSGRNTPEEVPSPQRTWDQSGRNTPEEVPSPERTWDQSGRNTPEDVSSPQRTWDQSGRNTPEDVPSPQRTWDQSGRNTPEEVPSPQRTWDQSGRNTPEEVPSPERTWDQSGRNTPEDVPSPQRTWDQSGRNTPEEVPSPERTWDQSGRNTPEDVPSPQRKFCSFCKYNGQPESVFLSHSIKNQDGDMMCRYLQLSLCPLCGVTGAQAATKHHCPPLV; encoded by the coding sequence ATGAACGCTATGATTTGTCAACTCCAAGACCTACCGCCTTACATGGAGTCCGAAAATAAGAGTTTCGAACCGTGGCGTGACTACCTGAAGTTAGCTGACCTAGTGCGTGAGATGCAGTTAAGCAGGTTCACCCCAGAACCGTCAACCTTTGAGGGTCATGACTCTGGGATATGGTCGACCATGGTGGAATTTGAAGAGTTTCCGCCGCGAGCCTGGCTGCTACCGATAACACCTGTGACGACACCACCCATATGGCACGAAATGGAACCCCTGGATTCAGAATTCGTCCTCTTGTTTGAAGACGCTCCTTTATCGCCGAGCAGCACCGAGGGTCCCGAGCCCCCTACAGCACCGTCCAGATCCCCCGCTGGCACCTGGGACCAGAGTGGGAGAAACACGCCGGAGGAGGTGCCATCACCCCAGCGCACCTGGGACCAGAGTGGGAGAAACACGCCGGAAGAGGTGCCATCACCCGAGCGCACCTGGGACCAGAGTGGGAGAAACACGCCGGAGGATGTGTCATCACCCCAGCGCACCTGGGACCAGAGTGGGAGAAACACGCCGGAGGATGTGCCATCACCCCAGCGCACCTGGGACCAGAGTGGGAGAAACACGCCGGAGGAGGTGCCATCACCCCAGCGCACCTGGGACCAGAGTGGGAGAAACACGCCGGAGGAGGTGCCATCACCCGAGCGCACCTGGGACCAGAGTGGGAGAAACACGCCGGAGGATGTGCCATCACCCCAGCGCACCTGGGACCAGAGTGGGAGAAACACGCCGGAGGAGGTGCCATCACCCGAGCGCACCTGGGACCAGAGTGGGAGAAACACGCCGGAGGATGTGCCATCACCCCAGCGCAAGTTCTGCAGCTTCTGCAAATACAACGGGCAGCCTGAGTCGGTGTTTCTGTCCCACAGCATCAAGAACCAGGATGGGGACATGATGTGCCGGTACCTGCAGCTAAGTCTTTGCCCTCTCTGCGGGGTCACCGGGGCCCAAGCCGCCACTAAGCACCATTGTCCACCATTGGTGTAA